Below is a genomic region from Methanococcus vannielii SB.
GAAAATAACCTAAAAAAAATGAATTTAAGTATTATTGGATGTATTCCTTATGATAAGGAAGTATCTAAAGCGGATATGAATAGGGAACCATTAATAAATTATAAAAATTCAAAAGCACTTTTTTCAATTAGAAAAATTTCAGAAAAGGTATTGGAACTTAAAAATTAAATTAAATTAAATTAAATTAAATTTCTTTTACAATTAATTTATGCCCTTCTAAGTCTAAAAGAGTAAATTTACCCCTAATTTCTTTTTTATTATTTAAAATATCATAAAATTCTAAATTATCACCATTTACAACTATTTTCATTACATCTGCCATTATAACTGTTCCATCATCCAAATAAACAGTTGATTCACACATTTTATCACCCCGATACTACCATTATCTTTTTATTTTTTTATTATTAGTTTAAGGTTTAAATCATTTTTGTATTTTTCAATTTTACCATGATTAAAAGAAGTTAAAAAAGAATTATTTATCATTATTATCATTAATTTTACGAATATCTTTATCTTTATACCTTTTTAAAGATTCAAGGATTATACTCATGTTTGAGTTTTCCCGCCTAAGTTCTTCTAAGTCTTCTGCTGAAAAGAGCTTTAAGACATTATATTTACATGCCTCAACACATGCAGGGAGCATTTTATCAGTTTCCATACATAAAGTACATTTTTCAACCGATTTACTTTCGTTGTTTATTACTAGTGCCCCAATCGGACATGCAATCATGCACAATCTGCACAAAATACAGGCATCTTCATTTACAATAAGTACGCCTTCCATTTCTTCGATAGCATCTACAGGACATACTTGCCTACATGGTGCTTTATCAGGGTGGCAGTGCATGCAAAACATTGGGACAGAGTGTGTTTTAATCGCCCTAGATTCCCCGTGTTCTTTTTTACATGCGGATATACAATCATTACATTCTGTACACTTTCTTGCATCGATTACCATTAAAGATTTCATGAAAATCACCATATTTTTGCTAGGAAAGCAGGAATTTCTGATGAATCTCTAGTACCTACAATGACTTCCCATCCTGATTCATCTTCAATCTCACCTGAAAGGGATGCAGCAAGCCCCGGAATTATTAATTTTCGGTGTTTAACAATATTTTCAATCCTTGACTCTTTTATAAGTTTTGCGGCTGCTTTTCCATTAAATTGACCGCCTGCAACTGCCACGTCAACTGCTTTTCCATTAGTATCTAATACTAACAAATAACAGTTCACTTTTCCGGATTTCAAGTCACCTGCAACCGTGTAGTACGTTAAAGCAAAGTTTGTCGACATGATGACTGGTGAATTTTCATCAACAGTTCCAAATTCATAGAGTTTTGACTCTACTGATTGCGGTTTTCTTGGGTCAGTGTATAAGCTCTGCCTTAATGTTAATATCGGCATTAGTTCCCATATATCTATACCGTGTACTATCATTACATCTGCATATCTATTTATCAGTGCTGCGGCAGTTGTTGCTTCTTTCATTTTGGTTAATACTTCATTTTCTTCAGGATTCATCCAGCAAACTGCAGGAACCGCCATTATAGGGTACCTAAAGTCCTCATCGTTTACTTCGACTGCAAGTCTTCTTATCATGATGAAGTTGTCCATTGTATCTCCAATTGATTCCCCAATGTACGTTCCAGGGTCGAGTACAATATCTTTAACGCCTGCATTTCTCAATTTTCTTGAAAGTTCCTTCATTTTTTCAAGATTATTTGGAACGAATAAGGCAAGTGGACAGTTGTGTTTTAATGCAATTTTTGACATTTCGTCAATGTTTTTTTCTGTTGCAGCATAAATTAAAGGCCTTTTTGAACCTAAAATTTCAAGTGATTCATCAATTGCTTTTGTATCAAACGAACAAAGAATTATTGGAAGTTTAGAATTTTTTAATTTTTCAGAAGCTTTTTTAAATTTTTCAGCATCCTTTGACTTGTTTCTTAGTGCAATCGCATTTAATGTGAGAGTTTCACCAGTTCTTTCAAATTCTAACGTTTCAATGGCATTTAATTTTTCTTCAAATGCGCAATCGTCCATGTCATCGCTTAAATCAACAGCTATTGCCGTAGGGTTATAGTAGGTGAGTTCATATCGATATAGTACTTCGTCACCACCAATTTTTACCGCTTTTTCCCCAACACCAATTGTAATTTCCCTTACCGCGGGCGCCAAAACTTTTGAAAGTTTTTCAAATTCCAAACCCGTGAGTTGTGTACAAAGAGATAACTCTGCTTCTTTTTGGGAGAGTTTAGTTGCAAATGCCATGCAAGATGCGTCACCACATTTTCCACAGTTCGTTTTTGGAAGTAATTTATAGATATCCATTGCTGTAGCTTTCACTTTTAAAACCCCCTTAGAACTTGCTTATCCATTCGGAAATATCCTGGGATTCTTTTGATTTATATTCTTTTGTAAGTGTTGAACCGATTTCTTTTAACGTTTTAACTGAAAGCGGGTGTAGCATCATGAATATGTCAACCCCGCATAGCATCATCGTAAGTCCAGTTACTACTTCCCAAATAGGCCCTCGATATTTAGTAGGCCCCCATTCATCTTTTTTCATCCATGCTTCTCTTGAACCCCAAGCGTTTGTTGTTCCTGAAGACATTGGCATTTGTAGAATTTCCTCTCCTTTTAAAGCGGCGAGTCTTGTTCTTGTCATAACATCAATTGAAAATTCAATCCCGTATCCAAGTGCACATGTTGTTGGGTCCATTACGATATCATTTGGAGTCAGTCCTTCTTTTATAAGTGCTTTATTCAGTACTTTTTGCATATTTATATCAGAAATCGCCCAAGAAAGTACTGCATGGTTATGTTTTACTGCAGCCCGTGCAATTTTTTGGTAGTCCAAATCAAGGTTTGCAGATGCAAGTAAACATCTCTCACCATCTGCAACTTCTGCAGCCATTTCTAAAACTAATGGATCTTTTTGAGGATTTCCTGACCCGCCAATTACTAATGGAACCTTTACTGCCTGTAATACTTCTTCTAAATCTTTTGATGCATCTTTTAAGGATTTATCTTTAACTTTTGGATCTGTCCCAATTAAATGAAGTGTAATCATATCTGCCCCAAACTCTTTAACGGCTTTTCTTGCCCATTCTCCAGGACTATCCATTACTTCTTCAAAATTCTCTTTAATCGGCCTAGGTAGTCCTTTCATAGGAATATCAAAAACGTCAAAAGTAACTACAGGAGCATTTGGTTGTGGTTCTTCAAAACGATATAAACTATTTTGCCCACCAAGTTTTACTGTATTTCTATTTTTTCCACCTAAGAGTACTTCATTTACTTTTCCAGGGTATTCATTTACAGGATATTTAAATGCTAAATTATTTTCTAACTCTTTTTTAGCATCTAATTGTTTTTCAGCAACTTTTTGAACGACTTTTTGTAGGGTTGGCATTAAAGTAAGTTCAAGTTCCTCTACATCCATTCTAAACTCATTTATTTCGATGTAATCGTTTTTTTCGAGTAGTTTCAGTATCTGTGACATCGTATCCATGATTTCACATCCAGTTAACCTAAAATTTTTTCAATAATTTTTGAAACGGAAATTACAGTATTTGAATCATCAGGAAGCTCAAATAATGGTTTTCCTTCCATATCATACTTGGAAGTAACTTCATCGTCATATACTACGCCTATAACATCGAGTCCAAAATCTTCAACTCTTTTAAGGATTTCTTCTTCATTTTCAGGCTTTATTCTATTTAAAACGAGATACAAGTTTTTAAAAGAAATATCAAGTTCTTTTGTAAGCTCCTGTATTCTTTTAGCAGTCAATATTCCTCGTTTAGAAGAGTCAGTAACTACAAGAAGTGTATCAACATTCTGAGTCGTTCTCCTGCTTAAATGTTCAAGTCCTGCTTCTGTGTCTATTACCACAATATCATAATTTGAAGAAACAGTTTCGATAATCTTTCTAAGCATGTTATTTACCGCACAATAGCAACCACTGCCTTCAGGCCTACCCATTACCAACATGTCAAATTTTGGGGTTTCAATAATAGATTCCATTACCCCATAATCAAGCATACCCCATTTATCCATTTCTGGCGAAGAATTTCCGGATTTAACTTCTTTTTTTAAGTTTTCCCTAACATCCCCAACCGTTTTTGTGACATCTACCCCAAGAGCTTCAGGAAGATTTGAATCTGGGTCTGCATCTATTGCGAGTATGTTTTTGCCTGTTTTTGCGAAGTTTCTAATTATTAAAGATGAAAGAAGGGTTTTTCCAACGCCTCCTTTCCCAGTAACTGCGATTATCATTTTAAACATCCTATTTCTTTGTTATGATAACTTTTTCAGCATATATCTTTGCATTTTTCAATATGATTTTTATTCCTCCTGACGTAGGAATTGCCATTTCAGGAACCTGTGCAAACTGAACCATTTCTGAATTTGATTCTTTTTCTTCTTCAAAAACTGTTTCAGGTTCTTTTTCAGTAGATTCTAATTCAGATATTCTCTTAATTACAGGATGATTCTTTTCGCTTAAGAATTTTTTCAAGTGATGGATACTTGAAACATCCTCCTCAGTTGCAATTTTTTCATGTAGTTCTTTGGGAATGTTCTCTAATATTTTTTCTTTTATTTCTTTTGGAAGCCATACTATTCGCTCATAGCCCCCATCTGCCTTTAAAAATTTAGGGGATCTCATGTATTCAACGCATAGCCCGGAAAATCCTTCAACCTGCTTCCCCCCAGAGCACTGGCCTGCCATTGCTGAAAAAGGTATCCCTAAAGGAGTATCCCCTTTAAAATCCCTGTGAACTACCCCAATACCATCAAGTTCAGGCATGTAAAATGCAACAGCTTCAAAGCACCCGCATGATGTGTGGGGATGCCCAAATATGCTGTGTAAATATACTTTATTAAAAGTGTGTTGAGAATTTTCTGCAACAGTATTGTTTAATGAGGTATATTCGCCAGTTACTGAATCTAATAACTCACCCTTTGGAATTTCAAATATTGGGCCCTCAGGATCAATTTTTGCAGCAGCCCTACAGTCAAACCAGTTAATGCCTCCACAAAGTGCAGGCCTATCGGGTGTAATTACGCATACGTGGGTAGGGGCAAAAGATTGGCACATAACACAGCCATAAAAGGAATCAACATCCTCCTCACTTAGATCTCTTGCCTTACTGTCTCTTTTTTCATATTCCAATTTTGCTTTTTCAACAAATTCTTTTACTTTTTCTTCTTCAGTCATTATCGTGACTGCTATTTCTTCAATAATTGGAAATTCATCTTTGAACATTATTGAAATAGCTTTTCCAAGGTGATTTAGTCCAAAACCCTTTTTATGGGAGTCCTTACTAACTCTGCACCAGATTTTGTCTCGCTGGTTTAAATGCATAAATCCCTGTACATAGTTACATATTTCGTGAATTCTTCGCTCAATTACTCCTTCAAGGTCTTTTTCAAGTTGTTTTCCAGAAACTTCCAATAAAATACCTAATGGATATATTTTACCTTCTTCCATGTCCTTAATTTCCGGGCCTACTACCGTAATTTTTCCATCTTCTACACTTTCGGAAACTAAAACAAGTTCTGCGCCAATTGACTTTGGGCCACCAAGTTCTACGAACATGTTTGCTGCCCTAATCCTTTCTCCTTCGTACATCGGACTTATTTCTACTGGTATATCTCCAAACATGAGGCATCCTCCTTAAATTTTTGACGTTTTTTCTAGGTATTTTATCCATTCAGAATCTGACATGTTAGGAAACGATGCATCAGCATTTGAATGAAAGAATTTACATAGTGTTAAAGTCTTTAAATGTGGTGCAAAGTGTTTTAATGAGGATAATCCTTGTGAAGCTAAATAATATGTAACTCCAATAAATAATACTAAGTCGTGAGAGCCTTCCCCATCAACGCCTTTCCATTCTGGGTCCTTCAATAAATTTACAATTTCAATAGCACCGTATCTTTTTGACTTAACGCCGTTTTCAGTAAGTGTTTTATACATATTACCGGTTGCAGCAACAGGTAAGTTCCAATTTTCAACAATGTCCTTACAGAATGAAACTATTTCTTTGTCTCCTTCAATAAGTGAGCCTATTACAAATAATGGCCGTTTAGCTTTTTTAAGCATCATTTTAGCAATTGCAGGGGTTAAAAGCATTGCATGCTTTGGACCCGCAATTACGGTTGGCTGCCAAGGTGTTGTTCTATCTCCATCCATTTTTTCACCTTATTTTTTCAAAAGCAAGGATGGTTCTTTTGGAGCTTCCCTTTGAACCCATTTTTTTTCCTTTAAGTTTTCCATTACGTCGTGTTTGTAAGTGATTGGAACGTCCCTTTCATTTCTTACAAATAATTCTAAATCTGGCGGTAATTCACCGAAATACCTCTTATATAAGTCAATATAGTGTGAAAGTTTTAGTTGCCTTCCTTTTGGGGTGTCATTTGGCCGTATACACATTTTTACAATACTTACTATTGCTTCTTCCATTGTTTCTGCAGCATACAGTAGATGTTCTGGAGCAGGTTCCCCTTGAACTACTTCCCCAGTTCTTAAATCATTTAAATCCCATAATTCCTTTTTATCTATTCTTCCAAGATGTAGTCGCCTATATTTTGAACTATGTGGCCCTAAAACTGCAGGAATACCCCACCGGTTAACTCCTGCGGCAATTGCTGCTGCTTTTTGAGAAAATGCTCCCCATGCAACTCCACATGCCCCAACCCTATTCAAAATATAGTCTGCAATTTCTTCAAAATTTCCTGAAAGTGGCTTTTTAGCAAAAATATTTGCAATTTTTATGCATGCTCCAGAAATGTGTGCATTTGAAACACAAGAACCCGCATTTGCAAGTCCCCCTGCATCAAAAATACCTTCATATCGTTCATAAAGAGTAAGTCCGTCTTCATCAACGTATTCTCCAATTGACATTGCAGCACAACCTGTCGCTACAACGATATATCTCCTTTTTAATAGCTCTTCAGCCATTTTAGCCATTTCAATGCCGCCATTTGGATAATTTGAACATCCAACAAATGCTACTACTCCCGGAATATCTCCTAAAACGATAGGGCCACCAACTTTTCTAATTTCAACGTCTTGAACTGGACCTCTTCCTGCTCGCATTTTGAATTTTTGATTTTTAACGTGGTGGTCTCCTGCTTTAGTTATAAATGAAACTAAAGGAAGCTTTCTTTCACATTCCTCTTCACATCGTCCGCATGCATAACACATATCATTTTCATAGAGTTTTGCAAGCTTTGTAAGGTCTCCTTTTGCTGCAGAAGTTACTGCATCCATTACAGGCCTATTATTTGGACATACTCTTACGCACCATCCACATTCAGTACATTCCTTTGCAAGCTTTGAAATTTCTGAAACGTCCGGAAGTGCTTTTATACTTTCTCTTCTTTTTGCAATTTTTTTAGCAACTTCTACTGCAACTTTTCCTACATTTTTTGGTTCAAGAATAAGTGCCCCGTCAATTTTTCCATTTACTAATTCACTTATAACTAAATCTGAGTCTTCCTTAGTCTTATCTGGAAGTCCAAGGCACATTTTATCCGTTGTTGCAATAACTACTGCGCCATTCTTTTTAGCTTCTTCTAATATATCAGTTCTAACGCACTGTTCATCTACGACAATAACGTCTGAAACACCACTTCGAATAAATTTAAGCTGTTTTGATAGTGGCCCGATAACCTTTGCAGCCGAATTATATCTTGTAATATCTATTGCAGTACAACATATACCACAAACTTCAACGTCTTCGTAAAGATCGTTGTCTTCGATATAGTCAAGTATTTCTGCACCCGGTGCTACGTTATGCCCAATACATAATATTACAGGTTTATCTTTATTTACGGTTCCAAGTCCAAGTTCAACTAATGGCTCATCACCGTCTCCTTTTGACATCCTGTATGCAATAATTTGTGCAATATCTGCAACTTCTCTTGCAAGGTCATCCATAATACCTGCATGGAATGTTTTTGATTCAAAATCAAGAGAACTTCCTTCCTGACCCGTATGGCATGCAGAAAGAAGGTGAGTTAACTGTTCTTCAACGTAAGCTAATGATTCTTCAAGGTCACCTAAAGTCTCAGGTTTTTTACCAATTAAAGTTCTTATAATTGGAGCTTCTATGTCAATATTTTTGCCAAGGTCTATTGGCTTATCTCTACCGTGCATGTGTATTACATGATGCAGTAAGTGCCTTGCATGCCCCGCATGAGCTGCAGTTCCGATGCATGATGCCAAAAGAACTGTTCTTGCCTGTTGTGCTTCTGCATTGATTCCACATGCTCCTTTTTTCCCTAAAAGGTCACACTTTCCATAAGTACATAAACAACACATATCACAAAAAGGTGCGTAAAAAGGAGGATACCTCTTTAATAATTTAAAATCCCAAGATCTAAGATCCGTTACACTTGGTTTTGGCGTAGGCCCCATTGGTTCATCAAGCTTAGATTTAGCAGATTTACCATCAGAAACTTCTCCAATAGATATTTTAAGATTTTTGGTATTCCAAAAATTGTCATCAAGTTTTTTAGCCGTCTTTTCAAATGCCATGACCATCACCAGAATTGTCATGATTTATAATGACTTTTTTTTGTATATATAGTTTAACATTAAACTTGATACTAAAATGTGAAAAAATAGCATATTTTAAATCTTAATTTAGTTAAAATCTATTTATTTTTAAAATAAATATTATTATTTAAAAATTAACTATACTTTAAAGAGATTATTGCATTAAAGGGGCATTCTCGAATACATTTCATACATAGGCCACAGTATAAATAATTAATTTTTGCAGTCTTATCGATTATTTCTACTGCCTTTTCACCCATTTTAACTACGGGGCATATATTATAGCATTTAAACCCGCATTCTACCCCCTTGCAATTAGAATTTACGTTTAAAACCATGTTTGAAAATCCTAAAGATTTTTTAACTGCTTCTTTTATTTTATAACCTGCAAGATGCAGTATTGTATCAGAAAACTCGTTATCAAACTCCATCGATGCTAAGCAGGGGTAATTATGTAATTTATTTCCTGACTCAATTTCTGCTTCATTTAATGGATAACCAGTTAAATTTTCTGCAATGTATTTTGTAGAACCGCAAGGAGCATTTCTATGTACAATTACTGATTTAATAAATTTTTCCCCGATTATTTCAATTTTTGGAGCTCCAAAATATTTTACAAATTCATCAATATAAATATCACCAACAGGTTTCAAAGAACAGAATGGCTTTGGAAATACACATTTTACATTTAAAAGGCTTTCAGTAATTTCAGATCGTATGCCAAACGGTAACTGCTTTTGAGAATGTGATTCAATTATTACAGATTTTGCACCGGTTTTGTTAGCAATTTTACAGGTAACTAAATTAATATCGCCGTGTAACCCAGTTACTACCAGTAAATCACATTCTGGTAAATTATCTGGGACGTAATTTTCAATATCTTCGATATATTCGGGTAAATTTTCTTCAAATTCATAAACTGATATAATATTTGGTGCAAATTTGGTTAAAATATTATTTAAAACCCGTTCACCG
It encodes:
- a CDS encoding CooT family nickel-binding protein, with the translated sequence MCESTVYLDDGTVIMADVMKIVVNGDNLEFYDILNNKKEIRGKFTLLDLEGHKLIVKEI
- a CDS encoding 4Fe-4S dicluster domain-containing protein, producing MKSLMVIDARKCTECNDCISACKKEHGESRAIKTHSVPMFCMHCHPDKAPCRQVCPVDAIEEMEGVLIVNEDACILCRLCMIACPIGALVINNESKSVEKCTLCMETDKMLPACVEACKYNVLKLFSAEDLEELRRENSNMSIILESLKRYKDKDIRKINDNNDK
- the acsC gene encoding acetyl-CoA decarbonylase/synthase complex subunit gamma, with translation MKATAMDIYKLLPKTNCGKCGDASCMAFATKLSQKEAELSLCTQLTGLEFEKLSKVLAPAVREITIGVGEKAVKIGGDEVLYRYELTYYNPTAIAVDLSDDMDDCAFEEKLNAIETLEFERTGETLTLNAIALRNKSKDAEKFKKASEKLKNSKLPIILCSFDTKAIDESLEILGSKRPLIYAATEKNIDEMSKIALKHNCPLALFVPNNLEKMKELSRKLRNAGVKDIVLDPGTYIGESIGDTMDNFIMIRRLAVEVNDEDFRYPIMAVPAVCWMNPEENEVLTKMKEATTAAALINRYADVMIVHGIDIWELMPILTLRQSLYTDPRKPQSVESKLYEFGTVDENSPVIMSTNFALTYYTVAGDLKSGKVNCYLLVLDTNGKAVDVAVAGGQFNGKAAAKLIKESRIENIVKHRKLIIPGLAASLSGEIEDESGWEVIVGTRDSSEIPAFLAKIW
- the cdhD gene encoding CO dehydrogenase/acetyl-CoA synthase subunit delta, yielding MDTMSQILKLLEKNDYIEINEFRMDVEELELTLMPTLQKVVQKVAEKQLDAKKELENNLAFKYPVNEYPGKVNEVLLGGKNRNTVKLGGQNSLYRFEEPQPNAPVVTFDVFDIPMKGLPRPIKENFEEVMDSPGEWARKAVKEFGADMITLHLIGTDPKVKDKSLKDASKDLEEVLQAVKVPLVIGGSGNPQKDPLVLEMAAEVADGERCLLASANLDLDYQKIARAAVKHNHAVLSWAISDINMQKVLNKALIKEGLTPNDIVMDPTTCALGYGIEFSIDVMTRTRLAALKGEEILQMPMSSGTTNAWGSREAWMKKDEWGPTKYRGPIWEVVTGLTMMLCGVDIFMMLHPLSVKTLKEIGSTLTKEYKSKESQDISEWISKF
- a CDS encoding ATP-binding protein, whose protein sequence is MIIAVTGKGGVGKTLLSSLIIRNFAKTGKNILAIDADPDSNLPEALGVDVTKTVGDVRENLKKEVKSGNSSPEMDKWGMLDYGVMESIIETPKFDMLVMGRPEGSGCYCAVNNMLRKIIETVSSNYDIVVIDTEAGLEHLSRRTTQNVDTLLVVTDSSKRGILTAKRIQELTKELDISFKNLYLVLNRIKPENEEEILKRVEDFGLDVIGVVYDDEVTSKYDMEGKPLFELPDDSNTVISVSKIIEKILG
- the cdhC gene encoding CO dehydrogenase/CO-methylating acetyl-CoA synthase complex subunit beta, translated to MFGDIPVEISPMYEGERIRAANMFVELGGPKSIGAELVLVSESVEDGKITVVGPEIKDMEEGKIYPLGILLEVSGKQLEKDLEGVIERRIHEICNYVQGFMHLNQRDKIWCRVSKDSHKKGFGLNHLGKAISIMFKDEFPIIEEIAVTIMTEEEKVKEFVEKAKLEYEKRDSKARDLSEEDVDSFYGCVMCQSFAPTHVCVITPDRPALCGGINWFDCRAAAKIDPEGPIFEIPKGELLDSVTGEYTSLNNTVAENSQHTFNKVYLHSIFGHPHTSCGCFEAVAFYMPELDGIGVVHRDFKGDTPLGIPFSAMAGQCSGGKQVEGFSGLCVEYMRSPKFLKADGGYERIVWLPKEIKEKILENIPKELHEKIATEEDVSSIHHLKKFLSEKNHPVIKRISELESTEKEPETVFEEEKESNSEMVQFAQVPEMAIPTSGGIKIILKNAKIYAEKVIITKK
- the cdhB gene encoding CO dehydrogenase/acetyl-CoA synthase complex subunit epsilon, with the translated sequence MDGDRTTPWQPTVIAGPKHAMLLTPAIAKMMLKKAKRPLFVIGSLIEGDKEIVSFCKDIVENWNLPVAATGNMYKTLTENGVKSKRYGAIEIVNLLKDPEWKGVDGEGSHDLVLFIGVTYYLASQGLSSLKHFAPHLKTLTLCKFFHSNADASFPNMSDSEWIKYLEKTSKI
- the cdhA gene encoding CO dehydrogenase/acetyl-CoA synthase complex subunit alpha, which encodes MAFEKTAKKLDDNFWNTKNLKISIGEVSDGKSAKSKLDEPMGPTPKPSVTDLRSWDFKLLKRYPPFYAPFCDMCCLCTYGKCDLLGKKGACGINAEAQQARTVLLASCIGTAAHAGHARHLLHHVIHMHGRDKPIDLGKNIDIEAPIIRTLIGKKPETLGDLEESLAYVEEQLTHLLSACHTGQEGSSLDFESKTFHAGIMDDLAREVADIAQIIAYRMSKGDGDEPLVELGLGTVNKDKPVILCIGHNVAPGAEILDYIEDNDLYEDVEVCGICCTAIDITRYNSAAKVIGPLSKQLKFIRSGVSDVIVVDEQCVRTDILEEAKKNGAVVIATTDKMCLGLPDKTKEDSDLVISELVNGKIDGALILEPKNVGKVAVEVAKKIAKRRESIKALPDVSEISKLAKECTECGWCVRVCPNNRPVMDAVTSAAKGDLTKLAKLYENDMCYACGRCEEECERKLPLVSFITKAGDHHVKNQKFKMRAGRGPVQDVEIRKVGGPIVLGDIPGVVAFVGCSNYPNGGIEMAKMAEELLKRRYIVVATGCAAMSIGEYVDEDGLTLYERYEGIFDAGGLANAGSCVSNAHISGACIKIANIFAKKPLSGNFEEIADYILNRVGACGVAWGAFSQKAAAIAAGVNRWGIPAVLGPHSSKYRRLHLGRIDKKELWDLNDLRTGEVVQGEPAPEHLLYAAETMEEAIVSIVKMCIRPNDTPKGRQLKLSHYIDLYKRYFGELPPDLELFVRNERDVPITYKHDVMENLKEKKWVQREAPKEPSLLLKK
- a CDS encoding DUF166 domain-containing protein, which translates into the protein MRIIVLYSGNYGERVLNNILTKFAPNIISVYEFEENLPEYIEDIENYVPDNLPECDLLVVTGLHGDINLVTCKIANKTGAKSVIIESHSQKQLPFGIRSEITESLLNVKCVFPKPFCSLKPVGDIYIDEFVKYFGAPKIEIIGEKFIKSVIVHRNAPCGSTKYIAENLTGYPLNEAEIESGNKLHNYPCLASMEFDNEFSDTILHLAGYKIKEAVKKSLGFSNMVLNVNSNCKGVECGFKCYNICPVVKMGEKAVEIIDKTAKINYLYCGLCMKCIRECPFNAIISLKYS